In Halomarina salina, one DNA window encodes the following:
- a CDS encoding type II/IV secretion system ATPase subunit, which produces MTDSNCLSEVTVPAPLPPDDPDAWYAPDVRRQEAVHPGVVVTVRGERDGFEYETRTPSLSAAGHDALADVESYFEGASVERPLTREGAAERMADGFAPKYDRAIDRLTDLTPAMRRRLEYHALARVTCLGALTPHALDDSVEVAEERDGEVVVHTESFAPARTGLTDAPFADRFANERIARYTVPFLDFDVPVVLYREHVLGADPFTTKYAVREPDLLPGDRERIEECKERIWEGRVDGVVEEADRAAFVRGRAERVLSRRLTADGTKAWLDATRYRLRSVLAEYDLAVPPVDDQYAPDRLDDLAYYVLRDYVGYGKLTIPIRDGRLEDVEANRVGERVKVVPRGVDERVPTNLAFEDETAFVNVVTQLAAADGVEVNASTPSAKVNLNPERVAGGSDDATQDVDETIRCAVALPTISEGGPHISIRKQSRDPLTPVDLVRDGSLPTELVTLLWLLYEHHGVVLFAGPTGVGKTTLLNAHVPFIPYDDRPVSIDEGSREVRLPHETGVSLQTRDHESGYKQVSMADLMTETNYLNPDVEIIAEINTPASFETFGEVLATGHGVLGTTHAEDVEKLVNRVIEQGLPPHLLAELDLVVFPRRNDGERYVGQAVELVGEDDHHDGVVDRPGATVHYNTVFERTTDGGFDVQFGPDSPGHSRTIERIADRTDRTAEAVESEFREKHRYVQYLVREGVDDADDLFGFLADLRANETATVERAAADRRATDAAVEPEHRERVPYEE; this is translated from the coding sequence TCGTACTTCGAGGGGGCGAGCGTCGAGCGACCGCTCACCCGCGAGGGCGCGGCCGAGCGGATGGCCGACGGGTTCGCCCCGAAGTACGACCGGGCGATAGACCGACTGACGGACCTCACGCCCGCGATGCGTCGCCGACTGGAGTACCACGCGCTCGCGCGGGTGACGTGTCTCGGGGCGCTGACGCCGCACGCACTCGACGACAGCGTCGAGGTCGCCGAGGAGCGAGACGGCGAGGTCGTCGTCCACACGGAGTCGTTCGCTCCCGCGCGGACTGGGCTGACCGACGCGCCCTTCGCCGACCGGTTCGCCAACGAGCGCATCGCGCGCTACACCGTCCCGTTCCTCGACTTCGACGTGCCCGTGGTGCTCTACCGCGAACACGTCCTCGGCGCGGACCCGTTCACGACGAAGTACGCCGTCAGGGAACCGGACCTGCTGCCCGGCGACCGCGAGCGCATCGAGGAGTGCAAGGAGCGCATCTGGGAGGGACGGGTCGACGGCGTGGTCGAAGAGGCCGACCGGGCCGCGTTCGTCCGTGGCCGCGCCGAGCGCGTCCTCTCCCGTCGACTCACCGCCGACGGGACGAAGGCGTGGCTCGACGCGACGCGGTACCGACTGCGGTCGGTGCTGGCCGAGTACGACCTCGCCGTCCCGCCGGTCGACGACCAGTACGCCCCCGACCGACTGGACGACCTCGCCTACTACGTCCTCCGTGACTACGTCGGCTACGGGAAGCTGACCATCCCCATCCGCGACGGCCGACTGGAGGACGTGGAGGCCAACCGCGTCGGCGAACGCGTCAAGGTGGTCCCGCGAGGCGTCGACGAGCGCGTCCCGACGAACCTCGCGTTCGAGGACGAGACGGCGTTCGTCAACGTCGTCACCCAGCTCGCGGCCGCGGACGGCGTCGAGGTGAACGCCTCCACCCCCAGCGCGAAGGTGAACCTCAATCCGGAGCGCGTCGCTGGCGGGAGCGACGACGCCACGCAGGACGTCGACGAGACCATCCGCTGTGCCGTCGCGCTCCCGACCATCAGCGAAGGCGGCCCGCACATCTCCATCCGGAAGCAGTCCCGCGACCCGCTGACGCCCGTGGACCTCGTCCGGGACGGTAGCCTCCCGACCGAACTCGTGACGCTGCTCTGGTTGCTGTACGAACACCACGGCGTCGTCCTGTTCGCCGGACCGACCGGCGTCGGGAAGACGACGCTCCTCAACGCCCACGTCCCGTTCATCCCGTACGACGACCGCCCGGTCAGCATCGACGAGGGCTCTCGGGAGGTCAGACTGCCCCACGAAACGGGCGTCTCCCTCCAGACCCGCGACCACGAGAGCGGCTACAAGCAGGTGTCGATGGCCGACCTGATGACCGAGACGAACTATCTGAACCCCGACGTGGAGATAATCGCCGAGATAAACACGCCCGCGTCGTTCGAGACGTTCGGCGAGGTGCTGGCGACGGGCCACGGCGTCCTCGGGACGACCCACGCGGAGGACGTCGAGAAACTCGTCAACCGCGTCATCGAGCAGGGCCTGCCCCCGCACCTGCTCGCCGAACTGGACCTCGTCGTCTTCCCGCGACGCAACGACGGGGAGCGCTACGTCGGTCAGGCGGTCGAACTCGTCGGCGAGGACGACCACCACGACGGCGTCGTCGACCGACCGGGCGCGACGGTCCACTACAACACCGTCTTCGAACGGACGACCGACGGCGGGTTCGACGTGCAGTTCGGTCCCGATTCGCCGGGCCACTCGCGGACCATCGAGCGCATCGCGGACCGCACCGACCGGACCGCCGAGGCCGTCGAGTCGGAGTTCCGCGAGAAACACCGCTACGTCCAGTACCTCGTCCGGGAGGGCGTCGACGACGCCGACGACCTGTTCGGCTTCCTCGCCGACCTGCGGGCCAACGAGACGGCGACGGTCGAACGCGCGGCGGCAGACCGCCGTGCCACGGACGCTGCGGTCGAACCTGAGCACAGAGAGCGGGTGCCGTACGAGGAGTAG
- a CDS encoding EamA family transporter: MVDFSNAYTYAVGALLCWGVWGIAAKYSVERLDNMSVLLVTYVVGIGLVLALDPTSPLDVTFDSGLAFSALAGLSMSLGSVMFYRALDLGQLSGVTAIPALYFVVAFVYGVVVLGEPTNPSQIGGIGLACVAVLLLVQ; this comes from the coding sequence ATGGTCGACTTCTCGAATGCGTATACCTACGCCGTCGGTGCGCTGTTGTGCTGGGGTGTCTGGGGTATCGCCGCGAAGTACTCCGTCGAGCGACTGGACAACATGTCCGTCCTGCTGGTCACCTACGTCGTCGGTATCGGACTGGTGCTCGCGCTCGACCCGACCTCGCCCCTGGACGTCACGTTCGACTCGGGACTCGCGTTCTCGGCGCTCGCGGGGCTCTCGATGAGCCTCGGGAGCGTCATGTTCTACCGGGCGCTCGACCTCGGCCAACTGTCGGGCGTCACCGCCATCCCGGCGCTCTACTTCGTCGTCGCGTTCGTCTACGGGGTGGTCGTGCTCGGCGAACCCACGAACCCCTCACAGATCGGCGGCATCGGGTTGGCCTGCGTCGCCGTCCTGTTGCTCGTGCAGTGA
- a CDS encoding DUF7503 family protein, translated as MSDGHSVKSYVAQHPKLVGMLFTAMLFGSQLGTVAADGSTHVGP; from the coding sequence ATGTCCGATGGACATTCCGTCAAGTCGTACGTCGCACAGCACCCCAAACTCGTCGGCATGCTGTTCACCGCCATGCTGTTCGGCAGCCAGCTCGGTACCGTCGCCGCCGACGGCAGCACGCACGTCGGCCCCTAG
- a CDS encoding DUF7504 family protein: protein MPPMSGADGGHDTRGQRRFRDALTELKQSGCRLLLTGDVETTVRACESRSLFGSADGRHRIVGVTDVGDGVVADHLPTSCAVGSSDLDLVRRSAVRSSASRAAQGQPAADSTQPFRRRLVDAIAQHRATRTPGPSELRVGVATLRPLLDDHGLDATRRFVGVVGGETVRSRGMAHFHLGMPSGTTASDALLHVVDVHVELRRARDGTPEHRWTLLNYGEQTGWLPMDCW from the coding sequence ATGCCCCCCATGTCGGGCGCTGACGGTGGCCACGATACTCGCGGTCAGCGGCGGTTCCGGGACGCGTTGACGGAACTGAAGCAGTCCGGCTGTCGGCTCTTGCTCACCGGCGACGTCGAGACGACCGTTCGCGCCTGTGAGAGTCGGTCGCTGTTCGGGTCGGCCGACGGCCGCCACCGGATAGTCGGCGTCACCGACGTCGGCGACGGAGTCGTCGCCGACCACCTCCCGACGTCCTGTGCCGTCGGGTCGTCCGACCTCGACCTGGTTCGGCGGTCGGCTGTCCGGAGCAGCGCGAGTCGGGCGGCACAGGGACAGCCAGCAGCGGACAGCACGCAGCCGTTCAGACGCCGGCTGGTCGACGCTATCGCACAGCACCGGGCGACCCGCACGCCCGGACCCTCCGAACTCCGGGTCGGGGTCGCGACGCTTCGCCCACTCCTCGACGACCACGGCCTCGACGCGACCCGTCGGTTCGTCGGCGTCGTCGGTGGCGAGACGGTCCGGTCCCGCGGGATGGCGCACTTCCACCTCGGCATGCCGTCCGGGACGACGGCGAGCGACGCACTCCTCCACGTCGTCGACGTCCACGTCGAACTCCGGCGAGCCCGCGACGGCACTCCTGAGCATCGTTGGACGCTCCTGAACTACGGTGAGCAGACCGGGTGGCTGCCGATGGATTGTTGGTGA
- a CDS encoding type II secretion system F family protein, producing MADTEGSTLDRSLYALFSRHTDRTRHDRDRRRYRAANVGSSFDVFLARVYGLSWVTFLAVTVGLTALTLTVPTAVWRALGGTLHAALPVVNRVGAPDVPRLYTALLAALVGGLLAKRGVVTGSGVYLRWTASARRSDIERTLPGAVRYLRALSAGSDGHRTMLRKVAEQDAYGETAVAFRSVLNRAALTGSLDSGLEMVARDTPSRDLLSPFLLKFREHAAQGEDALGAYLDLESRMLSHRQARARQRASDFLELLAELFIVLLVLPALLVIVLTVMAVLSPGLSAPVTTPFGSTTLRAVFVYGAAGFSLLVGAGAAWLVDALRPPDQAPPSYSPAKTVTGVLSGAPSNPASAALVCVPVALLVTAGCWSLGYHPVNVGLFGYVAFGLPVGLVAVRRARRDDAKDRELKDFVHAVAGHVSLGKPFSAAVERVARDVDLGPLQADVDDLAFNTSLMTGRGADVRTEALDQFVERVGTPLAAQTMGLVTGALDVGSDAEDVFETLQTEVGRLVHERKALRSSLMVYVAVGWTTALLVVGITVAVNLYVLDGFAQLSTVADGGMALDPNAVDPARDRLRFYVVTQTTMLACGWFAGSASRGRYEALLHSSLLVVLTYGIYAGVGLL from the coding sequence ATGGCCGACACTGAGGGCAGTACGCTCGACCGGAGCCTCTACGCGCTGTTCTCCCGACACACCGACCGCACCCGGCACGACCGGGACCGGCGTCGCTACCGGGCGGCGAACGTCGGGTCGAGTTTCGACGTGTTCCTCGCGCGGGTCTACGGCCTCTCGTGGGTGACGTTTCTCGCGGTGACGGTCGGTCTCACCGCACTCACGCTGACGGTTCCGACGGCCGTCTGGCGGGCACTCGGCGGGACGCTCCACGCCGCACTTCCGGTGGTGAATCGAGTCGGCGCGCCGGACGTACCGCGTCTGTACACCGCCCTCCTCGCGGCACTCGTCGGGGGACTGCTCGCCAAGCGGGGCGTCGTAACGGGCAGCGGCGTCTACCTTCGCTGGACCGCCAGCGCCCGTCGGAGCGACATCGAACGGACGCTACCGGGTGCGGTCCGGTACCTGCGGGCGCTCTCCGCCGGGAGCGACGGCCACAGGACGATGCTCCGGAAGGTCGCCGAACAGGACGCGTACGGCGAGACGGCCGTCGCGTTCCGGAGCGTGCTGAACCGGGCGGCGCTCACGGGCAGCCTCGACTCGGGGCTGGAGATGGTCGCGCGCGATACCCCCTCGCGGGACCTGCTGTCGCCGTTCCTCCTGAAGTTCCGCGAGCACGCCGCACAGGGTGAGGACGCGCTCGGCGCGTACCTCGACCTGGAGTCCCGGATGCTCTCGCACCGGCAAGCGCGGGCACGACAGCGTGCGAGCGACTTCCTCGAACTGCTCGCCGAACTGTTCATCGTCCTGCTCGTCCTGCCCGCGCTGCTGGTCATCGTGCTGACGGTGATGGCAGTTCTCTCGCCGGGGCTCTCCGCACCCGTGACGACGCCGTTCGGGTCGACGACGCTCCGGGCCGTGTTCGTCTACGGTGCGGCCGGGTTCTCGTTGCTCGTCGGGGCGGGCGCGGCGTGGCTGGTCGACGCCCTCCGGCCGCCGGATCAGGCTCCGCCGTCGTACTCGCCCGCGAAGACGGTGACTGGGGTCCTGTCCGGTGCACCGTCGAATCCGGCGAGTGCGGCGCTCGTCTGCGTCCCCGTCGCGTTGCTCGTCACCGCGGGGTGCTGGTCGCTCGGCTACCACCCGGTGAACGTCGGGCTGTTCGGCTACGTGGCGTTCGGCCTGCCCGTCGGTCTCGTGGCCGTGCGTCGCGCCCGCCGCGACGACGCGAAGGACCGCGAACTGAAGGACTTCGTCCACGCCGTCGCGGGGCACGTCAGCCTCGGGAAGCCGTTCTCGGCGGCCGTCGAGCGGGTCGCACGCGACGTCGACCTCGGACCGCTCCAGGCGGACGTCGACGACCTGGCGTTCAACACGAGCCTGATGACCGGCCGCGGCGCGGACGTGCGCACCGAGGCCCTCGACCAGTTCGTCGAGCGGGTCGGGACGCCGCTGGCCGCCCAGACGATGGGGCTGGTGACCGGCGCGCTCGACGTCGGGAGCGACGCCGAAGACGTCTTCGAGACGCTCCAGACAGAAGTTGGCCGCCTCGTGCATGAGCGAAAGGCGCTCCGGTCGTCCCTGATGGTGTACGTCGCCGTCGGGTGGACGACGGCGCTGCTCGTCGTCGGCATCACCGTCGCCGTCAACCTCTACGTCCTCGACGGGTTCGCGCAGTTGTCGACCGTCGCCGACGGCGGGATGGCGCTGGACCCGAACGCCGTCGACCCGGCCCGCGACCGCCTGCGCTTCTACGTCGTCACGCAGACGACGATGCTCGCGTGTGGCTGGTTCGCCGGAAGCGCCTCCCGGGGTCGGTACGAGGCGCTGCTCCACTCCTCGCTGCTGGTCGTGCTGACCTACGGCATCTACGCGGGGGTGGGACTGCTGTGA
- a CDS encoding DUF7289 family protein, translated as MSRVPSERARATATSTDRAQSHVVGVVLLLGVTVIAMGALTATVGTVVEQNAAAADADRVANDLDAALDPVEATGRHRGHVSFADGRLSAASRDLRLLDDDGVVQHVETDALVFEAGRNRIAFVAGAIVRGRPGSASLRDPPLVTASRGDGGVLVVGAPRVGDPNAVGGERVSLTLATNVSHERFDHGDGHWRVAIETTTPGPFARWFDETGATVERRDIDDDGVTSVVASYDGERSAYLVVHTLRTEVEA; from the coding sequence GTGAGCCGCGTCCCGTCCGAAAGAGCGCGAGCGACGGCCACCTCCACCGACCGCGCACAGTCACACGTCGTCGGCGTCGTCCTGTTGCTCGGTGTAACAGTCATCGCCATGGGGGCACTCACCGCCACCGTCGGCACCGTCGTCGAGCAGAACGCGGCGGCCGCCGACGCCGACCGCGTGGCGAACGACCTCGACGCCGCCCTCGACCCCGTGGAGGCGACGGGCCGCCATCGCGGGCACGTCTCGTTCGCCGACGGGCGACTGTCCGCCGCCTCCCGCGACCTGCGACTGCTCGACGACGACGGCGTCGTCCAGCACGTCGAGACGGACGCGCTGGTGTTCGAGGCCGGTCGGAACCGCATCGCGTTCGTCGCGGGTGCCATCGTCCGGGGGAGACCCGGCAGCGCGAGCCTCCGCGACCCACCGCTGGTGACCGCGTCGCGCGGTGACGGGGGCGTCCTCGTCGTCGGCGCACCGCGAGTCGGCGACCCGAACGCCGTCGGTGGCGAGCGCGTCTCGCTGACGCTCGCGACGAACGTGAGCCACGAGCGGTTCGACCACGGCGACGGCCACTGGCGCGTCGCCATCGAGACGACGACACCCGGGCCGTTCGCTCGCTGGTTCGACGAGACGGGAGCGACCGTCGAGCGCCGGGACATCGACGACGACGGCGTCACGAGCGTCGTCGCGTCGTACGACGGCGAGCGGAGCGCGTACCTCGTCGTCCACACACTCAGGACGGAGGTCGAGGCGTGA
- a CDS encoding DUF7266 family protein: MRSRSVRRLVADDRAATPVVAKALEAAIVVLFIGLLTSTLFGGVLPGYRSTAGDAVGERALSAAAARVEQAVPATADATVRLRVGLPDTIRGDTYRVRSDDGALVLDHPHEAVDGRVPLALPDRVARVEGTWRSTGEAVIRVESSDGRVVVRLEEAER, from the coding sequence ATGCGGTCCCGCAGTGTCCGGCGACTCGTCGCCGACGACCGTGCCGCGACACCGGTCGTCGCGAAGGCGCTGGAAGCCGCCATCGTCGTGCTGTTCATCGGGCTCCTGACGAGTACGCTGTTCGGCGGCGTGCTCCCCGGCTACCGCTCGACGGCGGGCGACGCGGTCGGGGAACGAGCGCTGTCGGCCGCCGCCGCCCGGGTCGAGCAGGCCGTCCCGGCGACGGCCGACGCGACGGTTCGACTGCGGGTCGGCCTGCCCGACACGATTCGCGGCGACACGTACCGCGTTCGGAGCGACGACGGAGCGCTCGTCCTCGACCACCCGCACGAGGCCGTTGACGGGCGAGTCCCGCTTGCACTCCCGGACCGCGTCGCTCGCGTCGAGGGGACGTGGCGGAGCACCGGCGAGGCAGTCATCCGCGTCGAGTCGAGCGACGGGCGCGTCGTCGTTCGACTGGAGGAGGCCGAGCGATGA
- a CDS encoding DUF7263 family protein, with product MTRGPATSTSPSRGQANLPALAVALLLVTTATGLGLAMADGAFASADRDPRERHVAVSLSERLVAADGPLTTRGNTLNRSRVANLTADRLADWYPVADGSDVRLRLDGETVVERGDPTGGTTIRRVVLLERRSATTLSDVPGDSVTLPRRTPRVTLVVDPPAATTVTTVRANDRVVLHDPSGLDGTYEVSLSRFETTTLAYEHTGPLPRGSVEVTYYPARTTKAELVVTVDG from the coding sequence ATGACGCGAGGGCCAGCAACCAGTACGTCCCCCTCGCGCGGACAGGCGAACCTCCCGGCGCTGGCCGTCGCCTTGCTCCTCGTGACGACGGCGACCGGTCTCGGGTTGGCGATGGCCGACGGCGCGTTCGCGAGCGCGGACCGTGACCCCCGCGAGCGACACGTCGCCGTCTCGCTCTCGGAGCGACTCGTCGCCGCCGACGGTCCGCTGACGACTCGCGGGAACACGCTGAACCGGTCGCGCGTCGCGAACCTGACGGCCGACCGACTCGCGGACTGGTACCCCGTCGCCGACGGGAGCGACGTTCGACTCCGACTCGACGGGGAGACGGTCGTCGAACGGGGGGACCCGACGGGTGGCACGACGATACGCCGCGTGGTACTGCTCGAACGACGGTCGGCGACGACGCTCTCGGACGTCCCCGGCGATAGCGTCACGCTCCCGCGTCGGACGCCGCGAGTGACGCTCGTCGTCGACCCGCCGGCGGCGACGACGGTGACGACCGTTCGGGCGAACGACCGGGTCGTCCTCCACGACCCGTCGGGACTCGACGGCACCTACGAGGTGTCGCTGTCGCGGTTCGAGACGACGACGCTGGCGTACGAACACACCGGCCCGCTCCCGCGGGGGAGCGTCGAGGTGACGTACTACCCGGCCCGGACGACGAAGGCGGAACTGGTGGTGACGGTCGATGGGTGA
- a CDS encoding DUF7262 family protein, with translation MGDRRPNAGRRPTSVSPLSGPRGQLSLSVVEAGVGVVLVLAVSMGFVLGVPQPDTRDAQLDAYARDASSVLGSEPPRHRGVTRLAEVARSASAFERERAALDERVDRLLPDSLLYQVETPHGTVGYEKPGSVAVGTATVTTANGPVTVRVWYV, from the coding sequence ATGGGTGATCGGCGACCGAACGCTGGGCGGCGACCGACCAGTGTGTCGCCGCTCTCCGGGCCGCGCGGGCAACTCTCGCTGTCGGTCGTCGAAGCCGGCGTCGGCGTCGTTCTCGTCCTGGCGGTCTCGATGGGGTTCGTCCTCGGCGTCCCACAGCCGGACACCCGCGACGCGCAACTCGACGCGTACGCTCGCGACGCGTCGAGCGTCCTCGGGAGCGAACCGCCCCGACACCGCGGCGTGACGCGACTCGCCGAGGTCGCGCGCTCGGCGTCCGCGTTCGAGCGCGAACGCGCGGCGCTCGACGAGCGCGTCGACAGACTGCTCCCGGACTCGCTGCTGTACCAGGTCGAGACGCCCCACGGCACGGTCGGGTACGAGAAACCGGGGAGCGTGGCCGTCGGGACGGCGACCGTGACGACGGCGAACGGCCCCGTGACGGTACGGGTGTGGTACGTGTGA
- a CDS encoding DUF7261 family protein, with protein sequence MSWHPCGRDRAQFVLAAAAVVAVALAPAVLAYLQLGYHPDVAANDDYDAPLADADRLLSRSVHEAGTNVTGADWTNRTAVADRVRELLDPRIRTLEGSRVADGVGYEVEYNGSAAREWANERCPEGDGRRFGSCETDGGVVVQERANETTVVAVAFDVQVTTERGAYDATLVVRVVE encoded by the coding sequence GTGAGCTGGCATCCGTGCGGTCGCGACCGCGCACAGTTCGTGCTCGCGGCGGCGGCCGTGGTCGCCGTCGCCCTCGCACCCGCCGTCCTCGCGTACCTCCAGCTCGGCTACCACCCCGACGTGGCGGCAAACGACGACTACGACGCACCGCTCGCCGACGCCGACCGGCTGCTCTCGCGGAGCGTCCACGAGGCGGGAACGAACGTGACCGGCGCGGACTGGACGAACCGAACCGCCGTCGCCGACCGCGTCCGAGAACTACTCGACCCACGCATACGGACGCTCGAAGGCTCGCGCGTCGCCGACGGCGTCGGGTACGAGGTCGAGTACAACGGGTCGGCCGCTAGGGAGTGGGCGAACGAGCGCTGTCCGGAGGGAGACGGCCGCCGGTTCGGCTCGTGCGAGACCGACGGCGGGGTAGTCGTTCAGGAACGCGCGAACGAGACGACGGTCGTGGCCGTCGCGTTCGACGTGCAGGTGACGACCGAGCGTGGCGCGTACGACGCGACGCTCGTCGTCCGAGTCGTGGAGTAG
- a CDS encoding WD40/YVTN/BNR-like repeat-containing protein translates to MKVTAATAVGVAAGATQSVTAAVNGWSEVSSPTGKTVYDVVMTTEGPFAVAGGGDVLARRADGWELVLEKGPAVQSNPLRGIDVTDDGSVVWFCGGSGVVGRYDVVAEELTDYSAPKGKTSSWLTCSVTEQAGGEKVYFLNGSGEFLSGEYDDGGMTWGEVVKPGGGSSAPGLDFHEDQEGFACDTNGKVYETLDGGEDWSTVGIDEASVALYDISAASADTVAVAGGGGYIFRRDDSGGFTGVRVGEKTVRAVDRTSGAGLAGGGGGYVYELTDTGWEQFETPVSTTFHGVALDTSGSFPDVAVGGSGTIVERGEYTRTPPNTVRIETSADATTGYGFTVDGAVEKASSADSGDTVDGDTVTGSVGGSDTVDAYDYSGEITDFAVTSGDAEDITVYVNGTATAIEDLDDDPWTEVSSPTSKGLNAVVESADGAFAVGNGGDALVRRDSGWEQVLDFGPGGESNPLRGASASDDGQNVWFAGGSGVLGKYDVVAERLTDYSAPQGKTSTWEDVAAAGPAGGESIVVANGSGEVLPGTVDDGAISWGDVVKPGGGASIKGATAFDEDTFFVCDTNAKVYRSDDAGTTWTAIGIDGGSVGLYGVAAASGDDVNAAGGDGSVFAYNGAVWTKLDAGGNGLLAITRSGEDGLAVGSSGAVFERTADGWEPDDDVPVSNTLKGVVIGSSGPDVAVGGSGTILERRG, encoded by the coding sequence ATGAAGGTGACCGCGGCGACCGCCGTCGGGGTCGCCGCGGGGGCAACACAGAGCGTGACAGCAGCGGTGAACGGCTGGTCGGAGGTGTCGTCGCCGACCGGGAAGACCGTCTACGACGTCGTGATGACGACGGAGGGACCGTTCGCGGTCGCTGGCGGTGGCGACGTTCTCGCACGCAGAGCGGACGGGTGGGAACTGGTACTCGAGAAGGGTCCGGCGGTCCAGTCGAACCCCCTCCGCGGCATCGACGTCACCGACGACGGGTCGGTCGTCTGGTTCTGCGGGGGTAGCGGCGTCGTCGGCCGCTACGACGTGGTCGCCGAGGAACTCACGGACTACTCCGCGCCGAAGGGGAAGACCAGCAGTTGGCTGACGTGTTCGGTGACCGAGCAGGCCGGCGGCGAGAAGGTGTACTTCCTCAACGGCTCGGGGGAGTTCCTCTCGGGCGAGTACGACGACGGCGGGATGACGTGGGGCGAGGTGGTCAAGCCCGGCGGCGGGTCGAGCGCTCCCGGTCTCGACTTCCACGAGGACCAGGAGGGGTTCGCGTGTGACACGAACGGGAAGGTGTACGAGACGCTGGACGGTGGCGAGGACTGGTCGACGGTCGGTATCGACGAGGCGAGCGTCGCGCTGTACGACATCTCCGCCGCGAGCGCCGACACGGTCGCGGTCGCTGGCGGTGGGGGCTACATCTTCCGACGGGACGACTCGGGGGGCTTCACCGGCGTCCGTGTGGGCGAGAAGACGGTCCGCGCCGTCGATAGAACGTCGGGTGCTGGACTCGCGGGCGGTGGCGGCGGGTACGTCTACGAACTGACCGACACCGGGTGGGAGCAGTTCGAGACGCCCGTCTCGACCACCTTCCACGGCGTCGCCCTCGACACCTCGGGGAGCTTCCCGGACGTCGCCGTCGGCGGGAGCGGCACCATCGTCGAGCGAGGCGAGTACACGCGGACGCCGCCGAACACCGTCCGCATCGAGACCAGCGCGGACGCGACGACGGGCTACGGGTTCACCGTCGACGGCGCGGTGGAGAAAGCGAGCAGCGCCGACAGCGGCGACACCGTCGACGGCGACACGGTCACGGGCAGCGTCGGCGGCAGCGACACGGTAGACGCGTACGACTACTCCGGGGAGATAACCGACTTCGCGGTGACGAGCGGTGACGCTGAGGACATCACCGTCTACGTGAACGGGACCGCGACGGCCATCGAGGACCTCGACGACGACCCGTGGACCGAGGTCTCGTCGCCCACGTCGAAAGGCCTGAACGCAGTCGTCGAGTCCGCCGACGGCGCGTTCGCCGTCGGCAATGGCGGCGACGCACTCGTTCGACGCGACTCGGGGTGGGAGCAGGTGCTCGACTTCGGGCCGGGCGGCGAGTCCAACCCGCTCCGTGGAGCGTCGGCGTCCGACGACGGCCAGAACGTCTGGTTCGCCGGTGGCTCGGGCGTCCTCGGAAAGTACGACGTCGTCGCCGAGCGGTTGACCGACTACTCCGCGCCGCAGGGCAAGACCTCGACGTGGGAGGACGTCGCGGCCGCCGGACCGGCGGGTGGCGAGTCCATCGTCGTCGCCAACGGGTCGGGCGAGGTACTGCCCGGAACCGTCGACGACGGGGCCATCTCGTGGGGCGACGTCGTCAAACCGGGCGGTGGCGCGTCCATCAAAGGCGCGACGGCCTTCGACGAGGACACGTTCTTCGTCTGCGACACCAACGCGAAGGTCTACCGGAGCGACGACGCGGGAACCACCTGGACGGCCATCGGCATCGACGGTGGGTCGGTCGGCCTCTACGGCGTCGCCGCGGCGAGCGGCGACGACGTGAACGCCGCCGGTGGGGACGGGTCGGTGTTCGCGTACAACGGCGCGGTCTGGACGAAACTCGACGCCGGTGGTAACGGCCTCCTCGCCATCACCCGGTCGGGCGAGGACGGCCTCGCGGTCGGCTCCAGCGGAGCCGTCTTCGAGCGCACCGCCGACGGCTGGGAACCGGACGACGACGTCCCTGTGAGTAACACGCTGAAGGGCGTCGTCATCGGGTCGAGCGGCCCCGACGTGGCCGTCGGTGGGAGCGGCACCATCCTCGAACGCCGCGGCTGA
- a CDS encoding CBS domain-containing protein — translation MLGSTTVADLLRTDVVTVPPDASAVDLARTMRDEAVGCVVVTEDDRPVGLITDRGLTVRLVADDHPAASTTARDVMSERVVTVGLDTCLFELTETMEDHVVRPPRRRGGSPPY, via the coding sequence ATGCTGGGGTCCACGACTGTAGCAGACCTCTTGCGAACCGATGTGGTGACGGTACCACCCGACGCGTCAGCGGTCGACCTCGCACGGACGATGCGCGACGAGGCCGTCGGATGTGTCGTCGTCACGGAGGACGACCGGCCGGTCGGGTTGATCACCGACCGCGGCCTGACCGTGCGTCTCGTCGCCGACGACCATCCGGCCGCCTCGACGACGGCGCGCGACGTGATGAGCGAACGCGTCGTGACCGTCGGCCTCGATACCTGCCTGTTCGAACTGACCGAGACGATGGAGGATCACGTCGTCCGGCCTCCCCGTCGTCGAGGCGGGTCACCGCCGTACTGA